Below is a window of Thermodesulfomicrobium sp. WS DNA.
CTCCAAAAGCCACGCAGCCACCGCACCGGCCATGAGCTCGGCGCGTTGATTGCCGGTATGAAATCCCACGGCCACAGTGCCCAACACGCGTTCCATGGGGCGCTCCTACGGAAAGAGCGCCCTGGCATCAAGGGCGAATCCCCACGCTAGGCGAGCAAACGGCCAATGGCATGGGCGATTTGATTTCCCAAGGGCGTACGGCGGGCGATCTCCCGCTCTACGGAGGTAATACCCTTGATGACCGTGGAGTGGTTCCGATTCAGACGGCGGCCGATCTCCACCAAGGAGAGCTCGGTATGCTTGCGGGCAAGGTAGAAGACCGTGTTCCGGGCAACCACCCGGTCGCGCTTGCGGCTGCGGGAGCACAGTTCGTCGAAGGAAATCCCGTAGGCCTGACACACGAACGAAATAATGGCGTCCAGCGACAGGCAGGGGGAGTCGATCTCGTAATTGCGCAGGATCTCCCAGGCAAGGGCGGTGGTGATGTCCACGGAAAGCAACCGGGCGCGCAGCACGAGATTGCGCACGCAGCTCTCCAGTTGGCGCACGTCGGAGCGGAGGCGCTGGGCCAAGAGCTCGGCCACACTGGCGGGCATCGTGATCCCCTCCCGCCGGGCTTTGTCCTGCACAATGGCGAGGCGGGTGGCGTAATCCGGCCGGTCCATGGTGGCCAAGAACCCTTGGGTGAGCCGGGAGGTGAGGTGGACATCCATGTCTTTGAGATCCCGGGGCAAAAACGAACTCGTGAGCACCACCTGGCGGCCGCTTTGGCGCAAACAGTCCAAAGTGCTCACCAATTCATCCTGCATCTTCTCCTTGCCCTGGAAAAAGTGCACGTCTTCCAAAAGCAGGAGGTCGACGTTCTGGCGGAACCGGTTTTTGAACTGTTCGGTGGTGCGCGAACGGATGGCCACAACCAATTGGCTCACGAACTCCTCGGCGCTCACATAACAGACGCGCACCTGCCGCTGGCCCGTATGCCGGGCGATTTCGGCGCCAATGGCCTGGGCCAGGTGCGTTTTGCCAAGCCCTGGAGCCGCGCAGAGCAGCATCTGCTCCACCCCGGCATCCCCCCGGCAAAAGCCTTGGGCCGCAGCGTATGCCAACTGATTGCACGGCCCCACCACGAAGTCATCGAATCCATGGCGAAACGCTACCGTGGATACAGGCGGGGCGGCAGTGGGCGTTGGCAGCACCAATTGCCGGGAAGCGGCCAGCGGGCGCGAGGTCTCTTCGACCACCCCCAAATCCAGGCGCGGGCGAAAGCCCAACTCGGCTTCAGCGGCATCCTCAAAGGTTGCGCGCAGGCGCTTTTCCACCCAATCGCGCACAAACTGGTTGGGGGCGCGCACCACCAAGGTGTCGTCCACCACCATGCCCGAAAGGGGCCGCACCCAAAGTTGCATCATGCCCGGCGGGATGCACTGAGCGACCCGGGCGACCACGCGTTCCCATGCGTCCATCATGGGGCTGGCGTGTAGTCCCCTTGCCGCGCACACCGCAAACTCCACCGCCCCCTGATGGATGGGCTTCCTTCACGAGGTTCTCTACAGGATAACCATTTGAAATAAAAAAAAATAATTGCTTTTCCAGCGATCAAGCCGCCCCCCCGCACCCCATGGCAACCCCGCACCACCAGCGGGTTTCCGCCAGGGGCATCCTCAAGGGCGGCAAAAATATCCACAGTAGCATGATTTTTTTTCTTCGTTTTTTGACTTTTTTCTCGATTTTTCATTTTGATGCACTATCCCCGCCCATCAACACTGCAGAGACCGCGCGCCATCTACCATTTGATATCATACTAAAATCTATTATTTTTTAGAGATTTCAAAAAAAATCTCTCAAGCCCGCCTCTCTCCAAGGCGGCGAGAGGCCTTGGTGTCATGGACGAAAATCCATACGTTTTGGGTCGTTTTTCCAAATGAGGCGCTACTGGGAGCTTTTTCCAACAATAAAGGGCCATGGAGGATTTCCCCCATGGCCCTCGGACACGCAGACCGCGCCGGCTACAGGCACCGAGCGGCGACTCCACCCAAGGCGGCGGCAGCCTCCCGAAATTCGCTCGCCAGGTCGTCGAACACCACGGGAATACGATCCGCACAGGCCAGAAGCAGCGGCAGCATGATCTGCCGCATCTGCGGATGAGCGGCCTTGGCACAGCGCAGCTTGAAAATGTGTCGCCATTCTCGAAGGTTGGCGGTCATCACTACTTCGGTCTTGAGGCTTTGGGGCAGGACCGATCGCGCCTCTTGGGCAGACGCGCCTGCATCGATGAGCGCCAGATAGGCGCGCTCGCACGCCTCCATGGCCTGGATCCAGAGTTGGTAGCGCTGGTCATCGTCCTGCCAGAAAAACGGGCGGATCACCGTGATTTCGCGGCCGAAGCGCGCACCGGCGTAGTTGGCGTAGCGGGTGCTTTCCTGGCTGAACGAGCACAGGCGATGGCGCACCAGTTCATGACTCACCCCACGGTCGCAGAGGATGCGCACCGTCATGCCCACATGTTCGAGCACGCTCTCGTGCCCCATGTGGATGATGCGGCGAAGGAGGGCCTCGGCCGACCCCGGGGCGATCTTGTCCTCGGACTTGTAGCAGGTGCGGGCCGCAGCCTCCAAATGTCCCAAGGCCACCTGCGGCTCTGGGACTGCCATGAACGCAAAGCACGGATCCACAATCTTCATACTGCCTGCTCCTTACGCGCGCCGCCAGCGCGCCACATGGGCCCGGGCCTTGGCCGTGGCCACCCGGCCCCGGGAGGTGCGCTGGATGAGGCCACATTGGATCAAATACGGCTCGCAAATGTCCTCGATGGTGCGCGGCTCTTCGGCGCAGGCCGCGGCAATGGTCTTGATACCCACCGGACCGCCGTCGAAATGGTCGATGATGCACGTGAGGATGCGGCGATCCAAGGGATCCAACCCCAAGGGATCCACGTCCATGAGGTCCATGCCTTGGGCCGCCACCTGGGCGTCCACCACGCAGGCCCCGGCCACCTGGGCGTAGTCGGCCACACGGCGCAAAAGCCGGCCCGCCACCCGCGGTGTACCCCGAGCGCGGCGGCCGATCTCCAAGGCCCCTTCCGGCGACACCGACACGCCGAGGATGGCGGCGGCCCGGAGCACGATACGGGCCAAATCTTCAGGACTATAAAACGACAGGCGGAGAACGACCCCAAAGCGATCCCGCAGCGGCGAACTCAAAAGCCCAAGGCGGGTGGTGGCGCCCACCAGGGTAAAGGGTTCCAGATCGATCTTCACCGTGCGCGCCGCCGGCCCTTGACCGACAATGAGGTCCAGCTTGAAGTCCTCCATGGCTTGATAGAGGATTTCCTCCACTGCTGGCGGCAGGCGATGGATCTCGTCGATGAAGAGGAGATCATGCCGGGAAAGGCTCGTCAGGATGGCCGCCAGATCGCCGCTGCGCTCCAAAACCGGTCCTGAGGTGGATACGAGATTCACCCCCAGTTCGCTGGCCATGATCTGGGCGAGGGTGGTCTTGCCCAACCCCGGATTGCCATAAAACAGGGTGTGGTCGAGGGCCCCGCCGCGCTCCCGGGCCGCCTGCAGGTACACGCGCAGGCTGGCGCGCAACTCGTCCTGGCCAATGAACTCGTCGAGGGTGCGCGGCCGCAGATGGAGATCGTCGGAAGGCTTCATGCAGGCTTCACAAAGCGCCGCAATGCCTGGCGCACGGTTTGGGAAACGTCTGCCTCAGGGTCGGCGGCGAGCACGGCGCGCACCGCCGCCGCGGCCTCGTCTTCCCCATAGCCCAAAGAGACCAAGGCCGCCACGCTGTCCGCAAAGGCGCTGCTCGCATCCGGGACCGCAGCTGCCGCCGCAGGCAAACGCACTCGGCCTTTGAGGTCCACCAGCAGGCGACGGGCGGTCTTGGGGCCGATCCCTGGCACGCGGGTCAGGGCGGTCACGTCTTCGCGGGCCACCGCAGCCGCCAGGCCCGCCGGATCAAACACCCCGAGCATGGCCAAGGCGGTCTTGGGGCCCAGTCCAGGGACCGCCACGAGTTGCAAGAAGGTGTGGCGCTCCTCCCAGGAGGCGCAGCCAACAAGGAGGGTGGCGTCCTCACGCATCACTGTCGCCACGGGCAAGGCCGCCCGCTCCGCCCCCACCAGACGCCAGGCCCGGGCCGACGGGGTAATGACATAGCCCACGCCCGCGGCAGTGCGCACCACGCATACCTCCGTGTCCCGCCACACCACATCGCCTTCGATCCACGCAATCATGCCCGCCTC
It encodes the following:
- the thyX gene encoding FAD-dependent thymidylate synthase, with the translated sequence MKIVDPCFAFMAVPEPQVALGHLEAAARTCYKSEDKIAPGSAEALLRRIIHMGHESVLEHVGMTVRILCDRGVSHELVRHRLCSFSQESTRYANYAGARFGREITVIRPFFWQDDDQRYQLWIQAMEACERAYLALIDAGASAQEARSVLPQSLKTEVVMTANLREWRHIFKLRCAKAAHPQMRQIMLPLLLACADRIPVVFDDLASEFREAAAALGGVAARCL
- a CDS encoding chromosomal replication initiator protein DnaA, giving the protein MMDAWERVVARVAQCIPPGMMQLWVRPLSGMVVDDTLVVRAPNQFVRDWVEKRLRATFEDAAEAELGFRPRLDLGVVEETSRPLAASRQLVLPTPTAAPPVSTVAFRHGFDDFVVGPCNQLAYAAAQGFCRGDAGVEQMLLCAAPGLGKTHLAQAIGAEIARHTGQRQVRVCYVSAEEFVSQLVVAIRSRTTEQFKNRFRQNVDLLLLEDVHFFQGKEKMQDELVSTLDCLRQSGRQVVLTSSFLPRDLKDMDVHLTSRLTQGFLATMDRPDYATRLAIVQDKARREGITMPASVAELLAQRLRSDVRQLESCVRNLVLRARLLSVDITTALAWEILRNYEIDSPCLSLDAIISFVCQAYGISFDELCSRSRKRDRVVARNTVFYLARKHTELSLVEIGRRLNRNHSTVIKGITSVEREIARRTPLGNQIAHAIGRLLA
- the ruvB gene encoding Holliday junction branch migration DNA helicase RuvB, with translation MKPSDDLHLRPRTLDEFIGQDELRASLRVYLQAARERGGALDHTLFYGNPGLGKTTLAQIMASELGVNLVSTSGPVLERSGDLAAILTSLSRHDLLFIDEIHRLPPAVEEILYQAMEDFKLDLIVGQGPAARTVKIDLEPFTLVGATTRLGLLSSPLRDRFGVVLRLSFYSPEDLARIVLRAAAILGVSVSPEGALEIGRRARGTPRVAGRLLRRVADYAQVAGACVVDAQVAAQGMDLMDVDPLGLDPLDRRILTCIIDHFDGGPVGIKTIAAACAEEPRTIEDICEPYLIQCGLIQRTSRGRVATAKARAHVARWRRA
- the ruvA gene encoding Holliday junction branch migration protein RuvA, which encodes MIAWIEGDVVWRDTEVCVVRTAAGVGYVITPSARAWRLVGAERAALPVATVMREDATLLVGCASWEERHTFLQLVAVPGLGPKTALAMLGVFDPAGLAAAVAREDVTALTRVPGIGPKTARRLLVDLKGRVRLPAAAAAVPDASSAFADSVAALVSLGYGEDEAAAAVRAVLAADPEADVSQTVRQALRRFVKPA